A region of the Zymomonas mobilis subsp. mobilis ATCC 10988 genome:
CAACAGCGAGTCCGCAAAATCACAGGCAGACAGAGCATCAGATTCACGGCTGGAATCGCCTTGGTTATCCAAGAGTGAGACGGCAACCGCGCGATAAAGCAAACCGGTATCGAGATAGGGAAGGGCATAATGCCGTGCCAAAGCGCGGGCAACGGTGCCTTTCCCAGAAGCGGCAGGTCCATCTATCGCAATAATCATTTTACAAGCCCCATTTCGAATTCAGCGCCCAATTCTTTGAATAGCTGACCAAAGACCGGAAAACTGGTCATGATCGGACGGCGATCATCGATCGTGACCCCACCTTCGGAAACAAGACCGGCTACCGCAAAACTCATGGCAATCCGATGATCGAGATGTGCAGCGATGGATACCATTTTGCCTTTTTGACCAAGGCCTTCACCCGCTGAGCCTTCGATAATCAGGCCGTCTTCTTTTTCTTCCAAAGAAACGCCCAAGGCTTTTAGACCTTCTGCCATCACGGCAATACGGTCAGATTCTTTGACCCGTAATTCAGCGAGACCTTGCAGCGTGCTTTTACCTTCTGCCATGGCAGCGGCGATAAACAGAATGGGGAATTCATCAATCATCGACGGCACAATCGAAGGCGGCACGTCGATAGCCTTTAAATGAGAATATTTAACCGAAAGATCAGCAACAGGTTCACCGCCAACTTCTCGTGGATTGAGATATTCGATTTGACCGCCCATGGCTTTTAACATGGTATAGAGACCAGAACGGGTCGGGTTAAGGCCAACATTTTCAACAATCAGATCAGACCCCGGAACAATAAGTCCCGCTACGACCAGAAAAGCCGCTGAGGAGGGGTCACCCGGCACTATAATATGCTGTGGTTTTAACTCGGCTTCGCCATGGATAGAGATAATCCTGACACCGTCATTTTCTTCGACCGAAAGATTGGCACCATAGCCTTTTAACATCCGTTCGCTATGGTCACGAGTCGGCACGGGTTCAATAACGCGGGTGATGCCCGGCGTATTCAAACCTGCCAGTAATATTGCTGATTTCACCTGTGCAGATGCAACCGGTAGGCGATATTCAATCGGGATCGCCGGATAAAGGCCGGTAACCGTCATCGGCAAGCGATTGCCTTCTGCCGCTGAAAAACGCGCCCCCATCAGAGAAAGCGGGGTTGAAATACGTCCCATTGGTCTTTTGGATAAAGAAGCATCCCCGATAAAGGTCGCCGTAATGGGATGGGAAGCGACAACTCCCATCAATAAACGGGTAGAGGTACCTGAATTACCCATATCCAAAGCCTTCTGCGGCTGTAAAAGACTTCCGACACCGACACCATGAATATGCCAGCATCCTTTTTCATCTTTTCGAATATCCGCGCCCATAGAACGCATCGCTTCGGCTGTTGCCAGAACGTCTTCGCCTTCCAACAGGCCTTCTACAAAACTTTCACCAACCGCCAAGGCAGACAGCATCAACGCCCGATGGGAAATTGATTTGTCACCAGGGACATGCACCTTGCCGGAAAGCGGCGGAGCCTTGCGACTAACAAGCGGGCAAGCGTGAACAGGACGGGTCATCAGCTAATCTCATCTCTATTTTAACAGCCGAATATAGAAAAAAATGACAAAACGGCTTAGAAAACCGGCGTTGGCTTTTGACATGAGGCCTAGGCTATGGCAAGGCGCGCGATATTCATCTGTCCGAATTATTGTCAAAGACCTTGTTTTAAGGGCTGATACGGCTTTAATCCGGTAGGATAAATCCTCATACTCTATTTTGCTTTGGCATTTCAGTTTATTTTTTACGTAAATTTTGTGAAAAACTTTCAATCATCGGAAAACTCTGGAAGGACGGTTCATGATCAAGCCTGAATGGGGCACTAAGCGGACTTGCCCGAAATGCGGAACCCGTTTCTATGATCTCGGTAAGGAAGATCCTGTGACCTGCATCGAATGTGGGACTGAATGGACTCCCGAACCGATTCTCAAATCAAAACAACCTTTGCCTTTTGACGATCAGAAAAAGGGTGACGAAGCTGGTAAATCGGATGATGCAGATCTGGAAGCAGATCTCGATCTGGACGATACCGATGACGTTTCTCCCGACGATGATGTCGATGATTTGGGCGGTAATGAAGATATCGGCGTCAATACCTCTGATGACGAAGATGAAAATAACTAAAAAAAATTAAAATTAACACTTGCAGGGGCGCGCAAATTGTTTATAGAGGGCGCGCACCTGTTAAAAAACAGACGTAAAAATTGGGGCCGTAGCTCAGCTGGGAGAGCGTCGCAATGGCATTGCGAAGGTCAGGGGTTCGATCCCCCTCGGCTCCACCAATTTTTTAGAGACCGCATTTTTAATGCGGTTTTTTTATGCCTTTTTGAGATCTGACCACTGACTTGCCTGTCAGATAACGCTTTCCGCCGTAGGGATTCCTTAATAATTAGAAATTGACGCATTAGAGTTGCGCCTGCTTCTTCTTGCAGGATGATGAGAAGCGGCCTTTTATTTGAAAAAATGAAAATACCCTGCCTCAAATCCTATAGAATCAGGATATCGCGTCTAACATCTCATGGGTAACGTCTAAAAAACGGGTCAGAGTCGGTGTTTGGTCGTCTTTTCGCCAAGCAATCCCTGTTTCCAGCAAGGCCGCCGGTTTTTGCAATTCGATATAGCGGACATCTCTTCTCGCCATATGACGTAATGATCGCGGCACTATTGCAATGCCCATAGAGGCCGCAACCAGACTGATGATAGTTTGCATCTGAATCGCTTATTGCGCGATATTGGGATAACCGCCGCAAGCCTGATAATAATCCATCACAATATCATAAAAGGCGGGTGCAAAATGGCGCGGAAAAATAATCAAGGGTGCCTGTCTGACCGAATTCGGCGATAATTTTCGGTTTACCAAAGAAAGCCGTTGCTCTTTTATCCAAAGGGCAGGCACGGCCGCAATGAGAGGTTCGGAAACCAGCTTTTTATAAGAAAGGCTGCTCGGTAGTTCGCTACTCCTTGGAGGGATGATGATTCCGGCATGGCGGAGTCCCTTGGTTAAATCCGATATTTGGAGATCGCTTGTTGCTTCACTTAAAGATAATTCGACATCAGGATAAAGCGCGCGGTAACGCCTGACCAATATCGGCAAGATATTAAAATCGGCGGTGCTGACAAAAGATAAATCGAGATGGCCTTTGCTGCCTTCTTTTAATCTTTCGGCAATTTGGGGCAGGGCATCCACCTCTTTTAAGGCGGCTTCGACATAATCACGCCATGCCTCGCCAAAAGGGGTTAAGGCGACATGGCGTTTGCTTCGGATAAAAAGCGCTGTTCCCAGTTCTTTTTCTAAGGCCATAATCGATTGACTAAGCGGTGGTTGAGTGATGCCTAGCTGTTCGGCGGCCTTCCCGAAATGCAAATTTTCGGCCACTGCAAGAAAATGTCTGAGCTGACGAATATCCATTTTTAATATTTTATACGACTTTATTAGAAGAGAATAATATATTTTACTCGGCTTTTGATAGGCTTTAAAGAAGCCCTATCTAATTTTCTACAGGAAGAATAATGCCTCCCTATCGTTCCAGAACCACGACTCATGGTCGTAATATGGCGGGTGCCAGAAGTTTATGGCGCGCAACCGGCGTCAAAAACGAAGATTTTGGTAAACCGATTATCGCTATTGCCAACAGCTTTACGCAATTTGTCCCCGGTCATGTCCATTTAAAGGATATGGGACAGCTTGTTGCTGAAGAAATTGAAAAAGCTGGTGGTATCGCCAAAGAATTCAATACGATTGCGATTGATGATGGTATCGCGATGGGACATGGCGGGATGCTCTATTCCTTGCCGTCTCGGGAATTGATTGCCGATTCCGTCGAATATATGGTCAACGCCCATTGTGCTGATGCTTTGGTCTGTATTTCCAACTGCGACAAGATTACGCCTGGTATGTTGATGGCTTCGATGCGCCTGAATATCCCGACAGTTTTCGTCTCTGGTGGACCTATGGAAGCCGGTAAAGCTGAGGTCAAAGGCGTCAAGCGGGCGCTTGATCTGATAGATGCTATGGTGATTGCTGCCGATGACCATTACAGCGATGGTGAAGTCGAAGTTATCGAGCAGACGGCTTGCGCTACCTGCGGCTCCTGTTCTGGTATGTTTACGGCCAATTCGATGAATTGCCTGACCGAGGCCTTGGGGCTTTCTTTCCCAGGTAATGGTTCGATGCTTGCGACCCATAGCGATCGGGAACAGCTTTTCCGCAAGGCTGGGCATACCATTGTTGATATGGCGCGCAGCTATTATGAGCAGGATGATGCCGCTGTATTACCGCGTTCAATTGCCACGCTTGAGGCTTTTGAAAATGCGATGAGTCTTGATATCGCCATGGGTGGTTCCACCAATACGGTTTTGCATCTGTTGGCGGTCGCGCAGGAAGGCAACGTGCCTTTCACTATGGCGGATATTGATCGTCTTTCCCGTCATGTCCCTTGCTTATGCAAGGTCGCACCGGCCAAAAATGATGTCCATATGGAAGATGTTCATCGGGCAGGGGGCGTTATGGCCATTTTAGGCCAGCTTGATCGTGCCGGATTGATCAATACCAGCTTGCGCACCATTCATTCTCCGACTTTAGGCGCCGCATTGGACGCATGGGATATCAGCCGTGACAGTTGTTCTGAAGAAGCGCAGCTATTCTATCGCGCGGCTCCGGGGGGTGTTCCGACTCAAAAGGCTTTCAGCCAGTCTTCTCGTTATGAAGCGCTGGATACTGACCGCGAAAAAGGTGTGATTCGTTCCAAAAATCATGCTTTTTCGACGGATGGTGGTCTGGCCGTCTTATTTGGCAATCTTGCTCCTGAAGGCAGTATCGTCAAAACCGCCGGTGTGGATGAGTCCATTCTGAAATTCACCGGTAAAGCCAAGGTTTACGAAAGTCAGGAAGCCGCCGTTGCCGGTATTCTTGGCAATGATGTCGAAGCTGGTGAAGTGGTGATCGTTCGCTATGAAGGTCCCAAAGGTGGCCCCGGTATGCAGGAAATGCTGTATCCGACCAGCTATCTGAAATCGAAAGGTTTGGGTAAACTCTGCGCTCTGATTACCGATGGTCGTTTTTCTGGTGGTAGCTCTGGTTTATCCATCGGCCATGTTTCTCCTGAAGCGGCCGAGGGTGGCTTGATCGCTTTGCTCGAAACCGGTGATACAATCGTTATCGATATTCCTGAACGGATTATCCATCTGGATGTTGATGATGCTGTTATTGCCGATCGTCATGCCCGCATGGAAGCCAAGGGGGCAGCGGCATGGAAACCTCAAAACCGTAATCGTCCGATTTCTTCGGCTTTGAAAGCCTATGCAGCTTTGACAACAAACGCTGCCCGTGGGGCAGTTCGGGATGTCAATCAGCTCGAACGGCGTTAAAGTTATCAGACTGTTCTGCCAGCATTATGAGATGCTGGCAGATCGCTGTAAATTTGAAAGAAGTTTCAAGCCTTACTCGATTATTTTTTCTGTCCCGTTATTTCTATTATTTCGACATGGGGAGAGATCCGCTTATATCGATGCGGATAAGACATAATAATCTTCCACAAGGGGCTATATGTCGGATTCTTGTTAGCCAGTGTTATTCTGATCATGCTGTTCGGAACGGGCGTAACGATCGCCTTATTGAGTGGGTCTAGAGACGCGCCTCGCTTTACAGCTTGATAAAAGTTGAAAAAATCGAGCTTATAGTCTTTCCCTGCCCAATAGCAGATTTCTGAAATGTCACAGATAACCGGTGATTTTATCGCTTTGACATAACTAATAACATCGTCCCACTGCTGCTTTTCTCGATATAGGCGATGCTGATGGCCTATAATATTAGGAAGACAAAAGGCGGAAGTCGCTAGAACAGGCAGGAAAGCGACAACAGCTGAGGATAAAAAAGGCCTCTTTTCAGTCCATCGATTAGAAAATAACAAACCAACTATAAGACTAAAAGCAATCAGGCTTTCAAAAAAAGCGTTATAAGAGACACCTTCGCCCAAAGATTCAAAAATACCAAATAACAAGGATAATGAGGCGAAAATAGCTAACAGACCTTTGGGGCTTGTTTTGGCCAAGTGGATATTTTTTTTCAGAAAAGACGCCGAAAAAATAATTAAAGGTAGAAAAATAGCGAGCCGTCCTAAAGCCTTTTTAATACGGCGTAATGTGATGACCCGTTTATGATGTAGTATATCTACTATCATAAAATGGTTATGATACAGGGCATTAAAGCCTATTGTAGAAATAATAATACCTGCCAGACCAAGTGTTACCCAAAGCAAAGCCATTTTTTTATCACGTATGAATAACCATCCGGTTACGGCTAAGGGGAGGGCAAACAGATTATGCTTTATAAGGCCACCTATAATAAAAAATGTAGCAGCTGTAGTGATACGCAAAGCAGTTTGTTTTTGTATAATCGCAGACAATCCCAACAGCATAAAAAAATGTGCCATCCATTGCGGATCATTCATGGCAATGTAACTGTGGAAGAAATAGCTGCTATAAAGAGCAAAAATTAAACTTCCGATATGCGCGCCTAAGCGATTGCCACCTGTCTGTAAGATCAGCCTGAAAATTAATATAACTGTGCCAAACCAAGCTGACAAAGCTAGTATTCGCCCAGCCCAGACCATATCGCCGATGGCATAACCAAGCCATCCGACAAGATAAAAAGAAAGAGGCGGATAATTATTAAAGATAAGGCTGTTATGTGGATCGGGATAAAGGGGCGCTGGTACCAATCCCACGGCTCGTTCACTTAAATACGCATTCCATCCTTCGTTATATTCAAAAGGAATATGCGTAAATATCAGACTAATTTTGTCTGATATCAAGAGTAGAACAAGAGCCCATCCTATCAAAATTCCAAAAGATACAAGGAAATAAGAAGGGGGGCGACGAAAAAAAGAGAAATTATCAAGAATGGGCAAAACACGCCTCTAAACTATAAGAATGAATAACCTTTCTTTGCCTAATAAACATAATAGATAATTTGTCAAAATTGCGGCAATAATGACAATTATATTATGTACATTCCCTAAGAATACTATTGAGTATTGTTAGAGTCTGCTATTTTCTGATCGCTGAATTGGAGCTGTGCGAGACGGGCATAGAGACCATTTTTTTGGATAAGCTGGTCATGGCTGCCTTCCTCAACAATCTTACCTTTATCCATAACGATGATTCTGTCCGCATGGCGGACAGTCGCCAGACGATGGGCAATGATGATCGAACTACGTCCTTTCATCAGTTTTTCTAAAGCCTGTTGAACCGCTTGTTCTGATTCTGCGTCCAGTGCAGAGGTGGCCTCATCCAATAGTAACAGCGGAGCATCCCGTAGAATAGCGCGGGCAATTGCAATCCGTTGCCGTTGTCCCCCCGAAAGGCGTGCGCCGCCTTCACCAAGAAAGCTATCCAGTCCTTCTGGAAGGGCTTTCAAAAATTCTTCGGCATGAGCCGCACGAGCCGCCTGCCATAGCTCTTCGTCGCTGGCATCCCATCGCCCATATCTTAAATTGTCGCGGGCAGAGGCGGCAAAAATAACCGTTTCTTGGGGCACAACCGCGATATGAGAGCGGATATCGCTTAAATCGGCTTCTTTTAAATCCACACCTTCCATAGAAATCACGCCTGATGTCGGATCGTAAAAGCGTTGGATAAGCTGAAATAATGTTGTTTTTCCGGCACCCGAAGAGCCAACGACAGCCAGCCGTTCGCCGGCTTTCAGTTCAAGACTAAAATGGCTTAAGGCTTCTGTATCAGGACGCGAGGGATAGCGGAAACAGACATCCTGAAAAGTTAAACGTCCCTCTGTGCTGTGGGGTAAGGCCTTGGGATGAGCGGGAGAAAGAATAGCCGGTTTTTCAGCGAGCAGATCATTCAATCGGCTGGCGGCACCGGCACCCCTAAGTAAATCACCATAGACCTCGCTTAACGCACCGAACGCACCGGCAACGACCCCGCCCGTCAGAACAAAAGCAGCAATGGTGCCGCCTGACACCAAACCCGCGGCGACATCTAGCGCACCACGCCACATAATCAGGATAATCGCCGTAAAAATCAGCAAAATGACCAAAGCGGTCATGAAAGCCCGCAGCGTAATCCGTTTTTTTGCTGTCTCAAAAGTGAGTTGAACAGCCTGACCAAAACGGTCGGATTCTCGATCTTCCTGACCAAAAGCCTGAACAATTTTCATCGCGCCCAAGGTTTCGGTAATCAGGCTGCTGAGATCAGCTATCCGATCCTGACTTTTTCGGGACAATCGCTGTAATCGCCGACCGATAAAAATAATAGGGAAGACCACAATCGGAATACCGCCCAACAACATGGCGGTTAAATGAGGTGCCAGCATAAAAAGATAGGCGGTGCCGCCAAGGCCAGTAATCAGATTGCGAAGGGCGACCGACGCCGTAGAACTGACAATCTGGTCAATCAGAGTCGTATCAGTGGTTAAGCGGGAAGCAATTTCAGAAGGTCGATTCTCTTCAAAAAAAGCAGGGGGCATTTGCATTAAATGGCGGCTGATAGCCATCCGAATATCGGCAATAACCCGCTCACCCAACCATGAAACACAATAAAATCGGGCAGCGGTTGCAAGCGCCAGTAAAAAAATGATGCCCAGCATATAGCAAAAATAAAGATTGATATCATGGGTGCCACTATCGCCGCCAAAACCGCGATCAATCACCATTTTGAAAGCGGCAGGTATCGCAATCGTTGCTGTCGAAGAAAGGAGCAAAGCCAACAGAGCCCCGAAAATCCATATCGGATAACGGCTGGCAAATTGCCAAAGCATTCGGAGCTGGCCAAGCGTCTTTCTCTTTTTCGGCGTTGCTTTTGTCGCTTGCTTCACGATTTTATCCCTGATTCTTTTGCCCCTTCGATAAAGATATTTATGAAGAGTCCCTTTAAAACCGGCTTGCGCTGAAAAGCCTGAAAATATGTTTTATTGCAAGCGAGATATCATTTTTTACGGTCAAAAGAAAAAAATGAATGAACCCGTGATGCTTTAAATGCGTTTTCTTTACCTGTAATGAATATCCTGTTCCGATTTTGAGGTGCATCCTTGATGCCGATTTTTCCTAGAATTTTGAGCAATATGCCTGTCATGGCGATGTTGACGCTTTTACCTGCCTTGACTGTGCCTTGTTCTGCCCATGGCCGGATGCCATTGTTATCAAAGCGTGTTTTGGATCCTTTTTTTGAGACAGCTGCTAACAACCGTCTAAAAACGGCTACGGATAAAAAAACGGTATCGGCCGCTTCACTCTCTTTCATTCAGGATAAGAAATTTTTTTCACCAGTATCGGAGCTATCCGTATCGGGACAGAATGAACAGCGTCAAGATAAGCATGTAGCAGAGCTTCCAAAAGACGCGGCAATCTCAGCCCCAATCTCAAATGTTCAAAAGGCTTCCTCTGAAAAAATAGCCTCCGAT
Encoded here:
- the aroA gene encoding 3-phosphoshikimate 1-carboxyvinyltransferase — translated: MTRPVHACPLVSRKAPPLSGKVHVPGDKSISHRALMLSALAVGESFVEGLLEGEDVLATAEAMRSMGADIRKDEKGCWHIHGVGVGSLLQPQKALDMGNSGTSTRLLMGVVASHPITATFIGDASLSKRPMGRISTPLSLMGARFSAAEGNRLPMTVTGLYPAIPIEYRLPVASAQVKSAILLAGLNTPGITRVIEPVPTRDHSERMLKGYGANLSVEENDGVRIISIHGEAELKPQHIIVPGDPSSAAFLVVAGLIVPGSDLIVENVGLNPTRSGLYTMLKAMGGQIEYLNPREVGGEPVADLSVKYSHLKAIDVPPSIVPSMIDEFPILFIAAAMAEGKSTLQGLAELRVKESDRIAVMAEGLKALGVSLEEKEDGLIIEGSAGEGLGQKGKMVSIAAHLDHRIAMSFAVAGLVSEGGVTIDDRRPIMTSFPVFGQLFKELGAEFEMGLVK
- a CDS encoding FYDLN acid domain-containing protein translates to MIKPEWGTKRTCPKCGTRFYDLGKEDPVTCIECGTEWTPEPILKSKQPLPFDDQKKGDEAGKSDDADLEADLDLDDTDDVSPDDDVDDLGGNEDIGVNTSDDEDENN
- the ilvD gene encoding dihydroxy-acid dehydratase, which produces MPPYRSRTTTHGRNMAGARSLWRATGVKNEDFGKPIIAIANSFTQFVPGHVHLKDMGQLVAEEIEKAGGIAKEFNTIAIDDGIAMGHGGMLYSLPSRELIADSVEYMVNAHCADALVCISNCDKITPGMLMASMRLNIPTVFVSGGPMEAGKAEVKGVKRALDLIDAMVIAADDHYSDGEVEVIEQTACATCGSCSGMFTANSMNCLTEALGLSFPGNGSMLATHSDREQLFRKAGHTIVDMARSYYEQDDAAVLPRSIATLEAFENAMSLDIAMGGSTNTVLHLLAVAQEGNVPFTMADIDRLSRHVPCLCKVAPAKNDVHMEDVHRAGGVMAILGQLDRAGLINTSLRTIHSPTLGAALDAWDISRDSCSEEAQLFYRAAPGGVPTQKAFSQSSRYEALDTDREKGVIRSKNHAFSTDGGLAVLFGNLAPEGSIVKTAGVDESILKFTGKAKVYESQEAAVAGILGNDVEAGEVVIVRYEGPKGGPGMQEMLYPTSYLKSKGLGKLCALITDGRFSGGSSGLSIGHVSPEAAEGGLIALLETGDTIVIDIPERIIHLDVDDAVIADRHARMEAKGAAAWKPQNRNRPISSALKAYAALTTNAARGAVRDVNQLERR
- a CDS encoding ABC transporter transmembrane domain-containing protein; this encodes MKQATKATPKKRKTLGQLRMLWQFASRYPIWIFGALLALLLSSTATIAIPAAFKMVIDRGFGGDSGTHDINLYFCYMLGIIFLLALATAARFYCVSWLGERVIADIRMAISRHLMQMPPAFFEENRPSEIASRLTTDTTLIDQIVSSTASVALRNLITGLGGTAYLFMLAPHLTAMLLGGIPIVVFPIIFIGRRLQRLSRKSQDRIADLSSLITETLGAMKIVQAFGQEDRESDRFGQAVQLTFETAKKRITLRAFMTALVILLIFTAIILIMWRGALDVAAGLVSGGTIAAFVLTGGVVAGAFGALSEVYGDLLRGAGAASRLNDLLAEKPAILSPAHPKALPHSTEGRLTFQDVCFRYPSRPDTEALSHFSLELKAGERLAVVGSSGAGKTTLFQLIQRFYDPTSGVISMEGVDLKEADLSDIRSHIAVVPQETVIFAASARDNLRYGRWDASDEELWQAARAAHAEEFLKALPEGLDSFLGEGGARLSGGQRQRIAIARAILRDAPLLLLDEATSALDAESEQAVQQALEKLMKGRSSIIIAHRLATVRHADRIIVMDKGKIVEEGSHDQLIQKNGLYARLAQLQFSDQKIADSNNTQ